AGGGTTGATAGTTGGTATATGCAACTAATTTTCAAAATTGACAATATCAAATGGTATTTTGAAGTTCCTCAATAATAATATTGCATAGTAGTACATAATTTTTTTAATATACACATTGCGTGTAAAATAAGATTGCCAAACAATTACTGTAAAGACCAATACTTCTACCAACATTGGACATTAATGTCCTAAACTATTTAGACAGTGAATCTGTCATTTTATTGGAAAGATAAAGAAAGTTGCAAGACCTTGGTGCCATTTGAGAAGCCGTGCCATGCATGAACACATGAGCTTGAGGATGAGATCATCAATGTGTGCATTATGAAAAAAGATGCTCTCTGTGTTAGACATGAACATGAAAGTACGAGGTagcaaaacaaaaaagaaacaaaaaaaaaactccGATCAAGGTACACACATACACTGAACAGGACCACCATAGCATCGATACATGTGATTGATGGTGAGGATGACGGGGTGAGGTCCGTGACAAAAAGAAAAGATCCGACTTTGATCCTATCTTATCGTTGCTTTGCGCTAGGAATTACCAAGTCCGCTTGATCCATCCTCGTTAACATCGGCGACTGCTACAAGGGATAAACAGTCACAAGCAGGCAAGGTACTAGACAAGCATAATTAAGGGATAAACATCAATCAAGGAGATAGCTGATCGTGCATACTTTTTTTAGTTTGTTGATTGATTGTACATTCTGGTCTGGTACTGGTCAGACTATTTTCCTGCGACACACGGATGCACAAGTTGCGCTTGTCCTCTTCCGTTAACTAAATAATTTGCCAATTACATAAGATTCGTGCTCAGTAGCGTGTCTCGAGTGTTGCACCATTTCTTCACTTTCTTGTCCCTTTTGCCTTTTGTACATGCGTGTGATGGTGATGTTTTCTATTCCCAACGTCTTATATTTTTTTTACAGAGGTagtagtattttactaaactaatcCAGATCTGAAACTGAACTATGAGCGAAGAGCCGGTGTAGAAAACCACACTTGAGGTCGAGGAGGGTAGGTGACAGTCAATTTGAACACCGATGGATGGAGCTTGCTAGAAATAAAATACGGTTATTAACTTTTGAAGGAAGAAAACCAGAGTGAGTGACATGCATTGACTCAAAGTCAAACAATAAAAATGTCTGGACATTAAAGAACAAAATTGCGCACAAATAATTCAACAATCAACAAGTGAAACAACACAATAGTTAAAACATGATCATAGACAAATAATCCAACAACTGAAAGATAGCCATAAATCGAATGAATCAAAGTTTTTTGTTCCACGTGTTGATGTTGGAAAAAGATGCCAGGTATATAGAAACATCAAGTACGACGTagccaaaaaaaaggagaaaactcAAATCTAGGTGCACACCCTGGACTGGACCGCCATGGCCGGAATACATGTGATGGACGGTGATGATGAGAATATGTAACAAATATAAGATCAGTATTTGATCCTATCCTACCGCTGCTTTGTGTTAGGCCTATTTAACTATGGAGGAGCCCCAATTGAGCCTACTTAAATTAATTACTCCATTTTATTGAGAATGGGGGCACCCGACAGGAAGTTGCATTGCCAAGTCAGCTCGATCTGACCTTGTTGGATGGTAGTGCTAGGTGCAACCATCACAAGAAAGCAAGTTGGCCTGGAGTataaataagaaagaaaagaacaTTAAGGTCATCATGGATATACATGACTTGTCAACCACTTTCTTGTGATGAGTAACCACCTAGGATCAAGTCCTCACAGACTTGACCATACGGTGTATGTGGTAAACAACCTCAAAACAAACAATTTCAACAAAAAAAGTCCTCACAGACCTAAACTTGGATTCTTATTATTTCAAAATCAAGAAAATGTTGTATAGCACTTTCCTACAACTTTTGTTTCAATAATACTAATGGTAAATTACCAAACTAAAAATTATTTGATATTACTAGATTTTTCATGAAATATTTTATAATATATAGTCTTTTACGTGGAATAAAATTATGTTTAAATATCTAATGATATAACTTTAAAGACCATACAAATGTCCTAAACTATTTAAGTTGTGAATCTATCATTATACAGAAAAAGAACAAGTTCCATGGACTTTTGTGTCATTTGagaagacaacatatgcatgattaTAAGATGCATGCTGTAAAAGGTTGTTCTCTTAGTTAGATTTAAACATCAATATATTCTACAGAAGTTCATAAACATGAAATACAAGGTAGAAAAATCACATTGCAAGGTCACAAGGTGCATGTGTTGCACTAGACCATAGTGGTGGTGAGATTTGTAAGACAAGAGTTTGATTTCATTCTATCATTGCTTTGTACTTGGCATATTTAATTGGCGAGGTACTCCCTCTCTAAACTAATATAAGAATGTGTAGATCATGCTAATTAAATTAGTCACTATATATATTTCATCAAGGATGGGATTCACCCAAGAAGTTTCCAATTAACTCCGCTGAATCTACAAGGGTGCTAGCCGCAAGAGTAATTATTCCCTTTGTTTCAAATTATGTCACATCTTAGGTTTGGATAAGACAAGCCTTTAACCAAAAATACATTAATATATGGCTTTTGTGATAAGTAACCATAGTTACAAATTTTGGCACTTTTTAATATGAATCTAATGACATTAATTTTACATCACATAAAGGCACATAAATGTAATGACCATTTTGTGATAGTGTACCCAATCAATTGGAGTGCaattttctacccccaagactaccATGTAAGTTAATCCGTCTACAGCCATAACTCTAAATTGGATGAAATTTGAATAGTGCTAACATGAATATGTTTAATTTAGGTGATTCTTTTATATTATTCTAGGCAGTTCAAAAGTTTGGCAGAAAGATTGAGATTTTGAATTGATAGAAACTTCAATGGCTAGTTTCACTTGCACGGTAACTGTAATGACCGGAAACTTGAACCATATACTCACATGAATACACTTGTCTTTATGTATTCTTCAGGGGCTTATGTATAGTTTGAAATTTTGGTCCAACTGTTAGTTTCAATTGACATAAACTACAGGTTCAAGTTTCTCGCAAACTGTAACTCAGAATGAGATGAAACTTGAAAAGTATAATCACAATAATATGGTTCCATTTATGTATATTTTTCATATTTCACGGGTGTTCAAATTTTGTCCAAAATCCTAATTTGAAGATTTTAGCTACAATCTGCCTGGATTTGTAGAAATTTGACAACATTTTATAAACAAACTCTAAAACATAGGACGGTAATATTTGGCAACATTGGAACATGATATTCAGATGCAAATAAAGTTCACGTGAACACTTAGCAAAAGAACAGAGAAACAAAGGGTTTTGGTAAAAATGGTTATTGCAGGTGACattagagagaggagagaggagagataTGGCAAGGATTAAACGGTAATTGTAGGTGTGAGATTATAGAGAGAAACTTGTAAGAATTAAAATAGGACATCTATTCAAATGGACAAATTTAAATGGGTCATATTACATATGtcaaagtaaataagcaaagtaACACGGGGCATTTTATAAAATAAACCTAAAAGGTAGGCCCTGTTCTCTTGAAAGAGTATCTCTCTCCTTCAAGCTGAACAAAAAAGAAACATCTCACCCATTCATCGCTTTGCTAAACTACAAGTGAACACCTCCCACTATCGGCATTACATCTTTTCCACATTGAGTTGTCTTTGATGCCATGTTGTTTTGGTCGTTGCCACTTTCCTAGCCATTCTATTCTCCTGTGAAGAAACTAGTTTCGTAAATCCCCACACCCATATATACGGTGGATTCCAATAAATAACATTTTTATTATTTCTGTGAAGGAGTGACACATGCTGCAGGTGACATGGGGAGGAAGCACCATTTTTTGCGAAGAATTCTTTGTTGTTTCCTTCTTTCCCTGCCCATCTCACTGTCAGAGAAAAATGTGCATCTTGTGTGTGACATCATGTCGCCAAGTCTAGAGGTAGGGAAGTAATTGAGACCCTATCCCTGGCCTTCAAAGCCTACCAAATTAAGCAACAACAAGGTTAAAAAAAGGAACATGCATGTAGTAAGATGAATGAAAAGCCAGCAAAACAAATAATATTTGGTCATCTTACTTCTTTATCCCAGTTAGTGCGCAGAGTAATGGACATGAACAACACCGTTTGGATGACAAGTGCGCAGGTTATTCCCATCCACAGCCCCTAACACATTTAAGATCGAGGTTTCGTCATGTCAAGTGAGAAATACTACAACTGAAACTACACCCTTTTTTAAGTAGCAGTTTATGATGTGACCATATATAAGGGTAGTAAAATGGTACTAGTGATTACCACTCCACCAAGATGGTACACAAAGGCAAAACATAAAGCCGCTGGGATGCCCACGAGATAGTACGCACTGAGATTGACATAGGAACCAATCTTCTGGAAGCCACAGCCCCTAACAATACCTGCAAAAATATGCTTATAGTAAAGTCGCATATTTCCAGCATAATAATTATAATAATTTGCTTTGTGTGAATTAGCAGCATTTCATTTGTATCTATTTACCTGAAAGAACACACTGCATGTCATCAAACAAGAATGCCACGGCAATAATTGGCATGATTCTGGAAATGTACTCCACCACTTCCTTGTCATTGCTGTATGCATACCCCCATAGATTGCGCATCAAGACGATAGCAAGAGAAACCGATATGCTTGACACAACACCCAGGAGCATGATCACCTGGGTCGCTAAACGGGCTGCATCCGGTCGCCCAGCACCGAGCTCATTTGACACACGGGTGCTACGTCGTAGATAAAGGATTTGATACATATTAGCTTCTAGTTTGTATAATAGTTAAAGGCTTATGAGTTTGAGCTGACCTTATAGCAGCACTAAGTCCATATGGGACCCTGAATACTAACGAGATAGTATTTAAACTGCAAGAAATTCAACTGCATGTTACTATCAAAAAAGGGAAAATAGCAAACCAAGTAGTATGAAATGAAATAAGCCATGCTTGAATATGTCACCTCATGGCCTTACCTGATTGACAGTACTGATGCCTCAAGTTTAGGATTTGGAAGAAATCCGGAAACAAGTACAAGGAGCTCAAATGACCACCACTCCCAGCTGCTCGTGTAAATATATATGTATGTCAGATGGAATTACTTAAATCAATCAACTGGAGATGGAAATTTTGCACTTGCGACGTATAGCATCTAGACATCAAACTCACCAAACCATGAGCGCAGATGGGACAGCAAGCCTCAAGAAACCGAGGATGTCGCGAAATGCCTCCGTCGACAACCCCGTCCATGTGCTCTTACAAGACGGTGAGATCCTGATGTAGAGAGCCAAGATGGACACATTAGTGAGGTAGGAGATTGTATTGGCCAAGGCAGCACCCTTGTTGCCCAGACCAAGCTTGTATACCAGCAGCCAGCACACCAAGATGTGGTTCAGTGCTGTGACGCCCGAGCTCAGCATCACCGGAAGGACCATGTTCTGCGTCTGCAGGAATCGAACATGGCACTGCAACGGACCATAGACAAACAACGACGGAATCAACCATCGGATGTAGCTCCCTGCTTCCATGGCAATCTCAGGGTCCTGTCCAAACAACAGAAGGATCTGACCGGTGTATCCCCAAATTACGGCAACCACGGCGCTCACCGGAGTGAGCACAACGATTGCCCTCTGCTTGTAGATGCCAAGAAGATGGTGCTGCTTTGCTCCAAAGGCTTGCCCACACAGCGTGTCCAAGCTGCTCGACATGCCGGACTGAAATTCAATGCAAGCATTCAAGTTGATGATGATGTCCAGGAGGTCCAACTAAATTGGTGCTTCGATCAATGGAAAACGAAGAAAATTGTCATACCAACAAGCTGAAGCCAGTTACACCTGCGAAGGAGGTTGCGATGGAGGCACTCGAGAGAGCGAGTTCGCCAAGATGACCCACAAACATGACGGATATCATTTGGACCACATCCTGTAGGAGGCTTCCGACGATGAGAGGCCCGGCAAGGTACAACTGCTTCTTCACCTCAATAACTACCAGGCTCTCCTCTCCTGTCTTGTCAACAAGGGGCTCCTCCATGCTTGAAAGTTGAAACTAAGGTACCTAGGTGCTGATTTACCGGTGAAATGAAGGGATATTTAACATGTACTATGTTTGAGCATGATTGGGATGATTCAGAGAACAGCAGTCAAGTGGACTAAAAGAATCTCTATTTGAGACAAAAGGAGGCAGCCAAGTAAGTGGGCTAAAAGAATCTCTATGAGAGACAAAGGAGGCAGCCATGTTCAAACGACTGATGGAATAACTTTACTATCCGACAAACTATAGTGAGGTGGACAATTAACAATACATGCTAGAGCAGAACAATAGATCCTCTTCTTGCTAAATTTAAGGGCACGTAGATGGGCATTATTAATCAGCATGATGAAAGTTAGA
The sequence above is drawn from the Triticum aestivum cultivar Chinese Spring chromosome 7A, IWGSC CS RefSeq v2.1, whole genome shotgun sequence genome and encodes:
- the LOC123147220 gene encoding protein DETOXIFICATION 16, whose product is MEEPLVDKTGEESLVVIEVKKQLYLAGPLIVGSLLQDVVQMISVMFVGHLGELALSSASIATSFAGVTGFSLLSGMSSSLDTLCGQAFGAKQHHLLGIYKQRAIVVLTPVSAVVAVIWGYTGQILLLFGQDPEIAMEAGSYIRWLIPSLFVYGPLQCHVRFLQTQNMVLPVMLSSGVTALNHILVCWLLVYKLGLGNKGAALANTISYLTNVSILALYIRISPSCKSTWTGLSTEAFRDILGFLRLAVPSALMVCWEWWSFELLVLVSGFLPNPKLEASVLSISLNTISLVFRVPYGLSAAISTRVSNELGAGRPDAARLATQVIMLLGVVSSISVSLAIVLMRNLWGYAYSNDKEVVEYISRIMPIIAVAFLFDDMQCVLSGIVRGCGFQKIGSYVNLSAYYLVGIPAALCFAFVYHLGGVGLWMGITCALVIQTVLFMSITLRTNWDKEALKARDRVSITSLPLDLAT